In Harmonia axyridis chromosome X, icHarAxyr1.1, whole genome shotgun sequence, a single window of DNA contains:
- the LOC123685949 gene encoding histone deacetylase 6 isoform X1: MGSVYLCSVSSMKPKMSRSTSRTQTRNNHSKKISLKEMMALRKKELVDGKLSVPDSVTPDPYEFCYKYLEDFRRATLVGTETEVMCDHKNDWDEKHPESAARLSEIINRIATLCLLTRCDVLAFDNICSQSDVQLIHSNFLFETLKRVSKIRKTDEREQEATKFDGVYFSKDTFKAAMRALTWTINVTKLVCQKKYHNGFAIVRPPGHHARHNAFEGYCFFNNVAIAAQKCLKEKLCKKIMIVDFDVHHGDGIQEAFYNRNDVLYFSMHRYENGSFWPNLRESNFDYIGKDEGKGYNINVPLNKVGARDTDYLAIIFNLLLPVAYEFHPDLIMISAGYDAAIGCPEGEMLLTPGFYSHIVQLLSGVADGHIVMVLEGGYFIPSLSESAALSIKGLLTDPCPLLEETGYVQSSVVETINNCKGVLFNHWNCFSAVQRFEYTPEYKFNPYEEHIVRVKYFGEVEKPPYTTRGYYPEHSQLAYDDFSSFISRFQSNENNYKSYQGTGYAFEPITLLHAPDRKSHSYEDPARLVRILELMEESGLSKRCIEIKVPKDRNDYEYCLKVHKECFMEKLMSNSIKSYQDLYVNKHTAKAAETSVSLLLTLVDAVIKENVTNAAALIRPPGHHATVDKAQGFCFLNNVAIAAKYAREKYNVQRILIVDFDIHHGNGTQDIYYNSNEVLYISIHRFDNGNFYPFKPSAGAKFVGHGPGEGFNVNIPFSNEPMGNSEYLAAFLNIILPIGYAFKPELVIVSAGFDAGINDPLGGYNVTPEMYGQFIYLLKPLANGKIIVALEGGYNVNTTGYGMLMCIKALRGESVPTPPDVFDKPINKHAAQTIREVVAIQQQYWPSLNVMKRIADQVFHCRYNKEFKEEMYTADKFDPTNEEC; this comes from the exons atgggtaGTGTATATTTGTGTTCTGTG AGTTCTATGAAACCAAAAATGTCTAGATCTACAAGTAGAACTCAAACGAGGAATAACCATTCAAAAAAA atatCTCTCAAAGAAATGATGGCATTGAGAAAGAAAGAATTAGTTGATGGCAAGCTGTCTGTCCCGGATAGTGTTACTCCAGATCCGTACGAGTTCTGTTATAAATATCTAGAAGATTTCAGAAGAGCAACATTAGTAGGAACTGAGACTGAAGTTATGTGCGATCATAAAAATGATTGGGACGAAAAACACCCGGAAAGTGCAGCTCGTTtgtcagaaataataaatag GATAGCTACTTTATGTTTATTGACCAGATGTGATGTTCTTGCTTTTGACAACATTTGTTCTCAATCAGATGTACAACTGATACATTCCAACTTTTTGTTTGAAACATTAAAGCGTGTATCTAAAATTCGGAAAACCGATGAGAGAGAACAAGAAGCTACAAAATTTGATGGTGTCTACTTCTCTAAG GATACTTTCAAAGCAGCAATGAGGGCATTGACATGGACAATAAATGTAACAAAACTAGTATGCCAAAAAAAATACCATAATGGATTTGCAATTGTTCGTCCTCCGGGGCATCATGCAAGACACAATGCATTCGAAGGGTATTGTTTTTTTAATAATGTTGCAATAGCGGCACAAAAATGCTTGAAAGAAAAGCTctgtaaaaaaattatgatagtAGACTTTGATGTACATCATGGTGATGGAATTCAAGAAGCGTTTTATAATAGGAACGA CGTTCTATACTTTTCTATGCATCGCTATGAGAATGGATCATTCTGGCCAAATCTTAGAGAATCAAACTTTGATTACATAGGAAAAGATGAGGGAAAAGGATACAATATAAATGTCCCATTAAATAAAGTAGGTGCTAGAGATACAGACTATTTGGCCATCATTTTCAATCTTCTACTTCCAGTTGCATATGAG ttccATCCAGATCTGATCATGATTTCTGCGGGTTATGATGCTGCTATTGGATGTCCTGAA GGAGAAATGCTACTTACTCCTGGCTTCTATTCCCACATTGTACAGCTTCTTTCTGGGGTAGCTGATGGACATATAGTCATGGTTCTTGAAGGAGGTTATTTTATTCCTTCCTTGAGTGAAAGTGCAGCTTTGTCTATTAAAGGGTTGCTGACCGACCCCTGCCCATTGCTTGAAGAAACTGGTTATGTTCAATCAAGCGTTGTTGAGACCATCAATAATTGCAAAGGTGTACTCTTCAATCACTGGAATTGTTTCTCTGCCGTTCAGAGATTCGAATATACTCCAGAATATAAGTTCAATCCATATGAAGAGCATATTGTACGTGTTAAATATTTTGGAGAGGTTGAAAAACCTCCTTATACAACAAGAGGCTATTATCCAGAGCACAGCCAGTTAGCTTACGATGATTTCTCTTCCTTCATATCAAGATTCCAGAGTAATGAAA ATAATTACAAATCTTACCAAGGAACTGGATATGCATTTGAACCAATTACGCTTTTACATGCCCCAGATAGAAAATCTCATTCTTACGAAGATCCAGCAAGATTAGTAAGAATACTGGAATTAATGGAAGAATCAGGGTTGTCTAAACGGTGCATAGAAATCAAg gtaccaaaagatcgaaatgactaCGAGTATTGTCTAAAAGTTCATAAAGAatgttttatggaaaaattgatGTCCAATTCTATCAAATCTTATCAAGATCTTTATGTGAATAAACACACTGCTAAAGCGGCGGAGACATCTGTTAGTTTGTTACTTACCTTAGTCGATGCTGTTATTAAAGAAAATGTAACAAATGCGGCAGCTCTGATACGTCCACCAGGACATCACGCAACTGTTGATAAAGCTCAAGGTTTCTGCTTCCTTAATAATGTTGCTATTGCAGCAAAGTATGCTAGAGAAAAATATAATGTTCAAAG AATACTCATAGTTGACTTCGATATTCATCATGGCAATGGTACACAAGATATTTACTATAATAGTAATGAAGTTTTATACATCAGCATTCATAGATTCGACAATGGAAACTTTTATCCTTTCAAGCCTTCAGCGGGAGCTAAGTTTGTTGGTCATGGACCTGGAGAGGGTTTCAATGTGAACATTCCTTTCAGCAAT GAGCCAATGGGTAATAGTGAATATTTGGCAGCGTTCCTGAATATAATTCTACCAATCGGTTACGCATTCAAGCCAGAATTAGTGATTGTTTCGGCTGGATTTGACGCAGGCATCAATGATCCTTTAGGAGGTTATAATGTTACACCCGAAATGTATGGGCAATTCATTTACCTCCTCAAACCCCTAGCCAATGGAAAGATTATAGTTGCCTTGGAAGGTGGTTATAATGTAAATACAACAGGTTACGGTATGTTGATGTGTATAAAAGCTCTTAGAGGAGAATCAGTGCCAACACCACCCGATGTTTTCGACAAACCGATCAATAAACATGCAGCACAAACTATAAGAGAAGTTGTTGCcatacagcagcaatattggCCAAGTTTAAACGTTATGAAACGCATAGCAGATCAAGTTTTTCATTGTCGGTACAATAAAGAATTCAAAGAAGAAATGTACACGGCGGATAAATTTGATCctactaatgaagaatgttga
- the LOC123685949 gene encoding histone deacetylase 6 isoform X3, with translation MMALRKKELVDGKLSVPDSVTPDPYEFCYKYLEDFRRATLVGTETEVMCDHKNDWDEKHPESAARLSEIINRIATLCLLTRCDVLAFDNICSQSDVQLIHSNFLFETLKRVSKIRKTDEREQEATKFDGVYFSKDTFKAAMRALTWTINVTKLVCQKKYHNGFAIVRPPGHHARHNAFEGYCFFNNVAIAAQKCLKEKLCKKIMIVDFDVHHGDGIQEAFYNRNDVLYFSMHRYENGSFWPNLRESNFDYIGKDEGKGYNINVPLNKVGARDTDYLAIIFNLLLPVAYEFHPDLIMISAGYDAAIGCPEGEMLLTPGFYSHIVQLLSGVADGHIVMVLEGGYFIPSLSESAALSIKGLLTDPCPLLEETGYVQSSVVETINNCKGVLFNHWNCFSAVQRFEYTPEYKFNPYEEHIVRVKYFGEVEKPPYTTRGYYPEHSQLAYDDFSSFISRFQSNENNYKSYQGTGYAFEPITLLHAPDRKSHSYEDPARLVRILELMEESGLSKRCIEIKVPKDRNDYEYCLKVHKECFMEKLMSNSIKSYQDLYVNKHTAKAAETSVSLLLTLVDAVIKENVTNAAALIRPPGHHATVDKAQGFCFLNNVAIAAKYAREKYNVQRILIVDFDIHHGNGTQDIYYNSNEVLYISIHRFDNGNFYPFKPSAGAKFVGHGPGEGFNVNIPFSNEPMGNSEYLAAFLNIILPIGYAFKPELVIVSAGFDAGINDPLGGYNVTPEMYGQFIYLLKPLANGKIIVALEGGYNVNTTGYGMLMCIKALRGESVPTPPDVFDKPINKHAAQTIREVVAIQQQYWPSLNVMKRIADQVFHCRYNKEFKEEMYTADKFDPTNEEC, from the exons ATGATGGCATTGAGAAAGAAAGAATTAGTTGATGGCAAGCTGTCTGTCCCGGATAGTGTTACTCCAGATCCGTACGAGTTCTGTTATAAATATCTAGAAGATTTCAGAAGAGCAACATTAGTAGGAACTGAGACTGAAGTTATGTGCGATCATAAAAATGATTGGGACGAAAAACACCCGGAAAGTGCAGCTCGTTtgtcagaaataataaatag GATAGCTACTTTATGTTTATTGACCAGATGTGATGTTCTTGCTTTTGACAACATTTGTTCTCAATCAGATGTACAACTGATACATTCCAACTTTTTGTTTGAAACATTAAAGCGTGTATCTAAAATTCGGAAAACCGATGAGAGAGAACAAGAAGCTACAAAATTTGATGGTGTCTACTTCTCTAAG GATACTTTCAAAGCAGCAATGAGGGCATTGACATGGACAATAAATGTAACAAAACTAGTATGCCAAAAAAAATACCATAATGGATTTGCAATTGTTCGTCCTCCGGGGCATCATGCAAGACACAATGCATTCGAAGGGTATTGTTTTTTTAATAATGTTGCAATAGCGGCACAAAAATGCTTGAAAGAAAAGCTctgtaaaaaaattatgatagtAGACTTTGATGTACATCATGGTGATGGAATTCAAGAAGCGTTTTATAATAGGAACGA CGTTCTATACTTTTCTATGCATCGCTATGAGAATGGATCATTCTGGCCAAATCTTAGAGAATCAAACTTTGATTACATAGGAAAAGATGAGGGAAAAGGATACAATATAAATGTCCCATTAAATAAAGTAGGTGCTAGAGATACAGACTATTTGGCCATCATTTTCAATCTTCTACTTCCAGTTGCATATGAG ttccATCCAGATCTGATCATGATTTCTGCGGGTTATGATGCTGCTATTGGATGTCCTGAA GGAGAAATGCTACTTACTCCTGGCTTCTATTCCCACATTGTACAGCTTCTTTCTGGGGTAGCTGATGGACATATAGTCATGGTTCTTGAAGGAGGTTATTTTATTCCTTCCTTGAGTGAAAGTGCAGCTTTGTCTATTAAAGGGTTGCTGACCGACCCCTGCCCATTGCTTGAAGAAACTGGTTATGTTCAATCAAGCGTTGTTGAGACCATCAATAATTGCAAAGGTGTACTCTTCAATCACTGGAATTGTTTCTCTGCCGTTCAGAGATTCGAATATACTCCAGAATATAAGTTCAATCCATATGAAGAGCATATTGTACGTGTTAAATATTTTGGAGAGGTTGAAAAACCTCCTTATACAACAAGAGGCTATTATCCAGAGCACAGCCAGTTAGCTTACGATGATTTCTCTTCCTTCATATCAAGATTCCAGAGTAATGAAA ATAATTACAAATCTTACCAAGGAACTGGATATGCATTTGAACCAATTACGCTTTTACATGCCCCAGATAGAAAATCTCATTCTTACGAAGATCCAGCAAGATTAGTAAGAATACTGGAATTAATGGAAGAATCAGGGTTGTCTAAACGGTGCATAGAAATCAAg gtaccaaaagatcgaaatgactaCGAGTATTGTCTAAAAGTTCATAAAGAatgttttatggaaaaattgatGTCCAATTCTATCAAATCTTATCAAGATCTTTATGTGAATAAACACACTGCTAAAGCGGCGGAGACATCTGTTAGTTTGTTACTTACCTTAGTCGATGCTGTTATTAAAGAAAATGTAACAAATGCGGCAGCTCTGATACGTCCACCAGGACATCACGCAACTGTTGATAAAGCTCAAGGTTTCTGCTTCCTTAATAATGTTGCTATTGCAGCAAAGTATGCTAGAGAAAAATATAATGTTCAAAG AATACTCATAGTTGACTTCGATATTCATCATGGCAATGGTACACAAGATATTTACTATAATAGTAATGAAGTTTTATACATCAGCATTCATAGATTCGACAATGGAAACTTTTATCCTTTCAAGCCTTCAGCGGGAGCTAAGTTTGTTGGTCATGGACCTGGAGAGGGTTTCAATGTGAACATTCCTTTCAGCAAT GAGCCAATGGGTAATAGTGAATATTTGGCAGCGTTCCTGAATATAATTCTACCAATCGGTTACGCATTCAAGCCAGAATTAGTGATTGTTTCGGCTGGATTTGACGCAGGCATCAATGATCCTTTAGGAGGTTATAATGTTACACCCGAAATGTATGGGCAATTCATTTACCTCCTCAAACCCCTAGCCAATGGAAAGATTATAGTTGCCTTGGAAGGTGGTTATAATGTAAATACAACAGGTTACGGTATGTTGATGTGTATAAAAGCTCTTAGAGGAGAATCAGTGCCAACACCACCCGATGTTTTCGACAAACCGATCAATAAACATGCAGCACAAACTATAAGAGAAGTTGTTGCcatacagcagcaatattggCCAAGTTTAAACGTTATGAAACGCATAGCAGATCAAGTTTTTCATTGTCGGTACAATAAAGAATTCAAAGAAGAAATGTACACGGCGGATAAATTTGATCctactaatgaagaatgttga
- the LOC123685949 gene encoding histone deacetylase 6 isoform X2, which yields MKPKMSRSTSRTQTRNNHSKKISLKEMMALRKKELVDGKLSVPDSVTPDPYEFCYKYLEDFRRATLVGTETEVMCDHKNDWDEKHPESAARLSEIINRIATLCLLTRCDVLAFDNICSQSDVQLIHSNFLFETLKRVSKIRKTDEREQEATKFDGVYFSKDTFKAAMRALTWTINVTKLVCQKKYHNGFAIVRPPGHHARHNAFEGYCFFNNVAIAAQKCLKEKLCKKIMIVDFDVHHGDGIQEAFYNRNDVLYFSMHRYENGSFWPNLRESNFDYIGKDEGKGYNINVPLNKVGARDTDYLAIIFNLLLPVAYEFHPDLIMISAGYDAAIGCPEGEMLLTPGFYSHIVQLLSGVADGHIVMVLEGGYFIPSLSESAALSIKGLLTDPCPLLEETGYVQSSVVETINNCKGVLFNHWNCFSAVQRFEYTPEYKFNPYEEHIVRVKYFGEVEKPPYTTRGYYPEHSQLAYDDFSSFISRFQSNENNYKSYQGTGYAFEPITLLHAPDRKSHSYEDPARLVRILELMEESGLSKRCIEIKVPKDRNDYEYCLKVHKECFMEKLMSNSIKSYQDLYVNKHTAKAAETSVSLLLTLVDAVIKENVTNAAALIRPPGHHATVDKAQGFCFLNNVAIAAKYAREKYNVQRILIVDFDIHHGNGTQDIYYNSNEVLYISIHRFDNGNFYPFKPSAGAKFVGHGPGEGFNVNIPFSNEPMGNSEYLAAFLNIILPIGYAFKPELVIVSAGFDAGINDPLGGYNVTPEMYGQFIYLLKPLANGKIIVALEGGYNVNTTGYGMLMCIKALRGESVPTPPDVFDKPINKHAAQTIREVVAIQQQYWPSLNVMKRIADQVFHCRYNKEFKEEMYTADKFDPTNEEC from the exons ATGAAACCAAAAATGTCTAGATCTACAAGTAGAACTCAAACGAGGAATAACCATTCAAAAAAA atatCTCTCAAAGAAATGATGGCATTGAGAAAGAAAGAATTAGTTGATGGCAAGCTGTCTGTCCCGGATAGTGTTACTCCAGATCCGTACGAGTTCTGTTATAAATATCTAGAAGATTTCAGAAGAGCAACATTAGTAGGAACTGAGACTGAAGTTATGTGCGATCATAAAAATGATTGGGACGAAAAACACCCGGAAAGTGCAGCTCGTTtgtcagaaataataaatag GATAGCTACTTTATGTTTATTGACCAGATGTGATGTTCTTGCTTTTGACAACATTTGTTCTCAATCAGATGTACAACTGATACATTCCAACTTTTTGTTTGAAACATTAAAGCGTGTATCTAAAATTCGGAAAACCGATGAGAGAGAACAAGAAGCTACAAAATTTGATGGTGTCTACTTCTCTAAG GATACTTTCAAAGCAGCAATGAGGGCATTGACATGGACAATAAATGTAACAAAACTAGTATGCCAAAAAAAATACCATAATGGATTTGCAATTGTTCGTCCTCCGGGGCATCATGCAAGACACAATGCATTCGAAGGGTATTGTTTTTTTAATAATGTTGCAATAGCGGCACAAAAATGCTTGAAAGAAAAGCTctgtaaaaaaattatgatagtAGACTTTGATGTACATCATGGTGATGGAATTCAAGAAGCGTTTTATAATAGGAACGA CGTTCTATACTTTTCTATGCATCGCTATGAGAATGGATCATTCTGGCCAAATCTTAGAGAATCAAACTTTGATTACATAGGAAAAGATGAGGGAAAAGGATACAATATAAATGTCCCATTAAATAAAGTAGGTGCTAGAGATACAGACTATTTGGCCATCATTTTCAATCTTCTACTTCCAGTTGCATATGAG ttccATCCAGATCTGATCATGATTTCTGCGGGTTATGATGCTGCTATTGGATGTCCTGAA GGAGAAATGCTACTTACTCCTGGCTTCTATTCCCACATTGTACAGCTTCTTTCTGGGGTAGCTGATGGACATATAGTCATGGTTCTTGAAGGAGGTTATTTTATTCCTTCCTTGAGTGAAAGTGCAGCTTTGTCTATTAAAGGGTTGCTGACCGACCCCTGCCCATTGCTTGAAGAAACTGGTTATGTTCAATCAAGCGTTGTTGAGACCATCAATAATTGCAAAGGTGTACTCTTCAATCACTGGAATTGTTTCTCTGCCGTTCAGAGATTCGAATATACTCCAGAATATAAGTTCAATCCATATGAAGAGCATATTGTACGTGTTAAATATTTTGGAGAGGTTGAAAAACCTCCTTATACAACAAGAGGCTATTATCCAGAGCACAGCCAGTTAGCTTACGATGATTTCTCTTCCTTCATATCAAGATTCCAGAGTAATGAAA ATAATTACAAATCTTACCAAGGAACTGGATATGCATTTGAACCAATTACGCTTTTACATGCCCCAGATAGAAAATCTCATTCTTACGAAGATCCAGCAAGATTAGTAAGAATACTGGAATTAATGGAAGAATCAGGGTTGTCTAAACGGTGCATAGAAATCAAg gtaccaaaagatcgaaatgactaCGAGTATTGTCTAAAAGTTCATAAAGAatgttttatggaaaaattgatGTCCAATTCTATCAAATCTTATCAAGATCTTTATGTGAATAAACACACTGCTAAAGCGGCGGAGACATCTGTTAGTTTGTTACTTACCTTAGTCGATGCTGTTATTAAAGAAAATGTAACAAATGCGGCAGCTCTGATACGTCCACCAGGACATCACGCAACTGTTGATAAAGCTCAAGGTTTCTGCTTCCTTAATAATGTTGCTATTGCAGCAAAGTATGCTAGAGAAAAATATAATGTTCAAAG AATACTCATAGTTGACTTCGATATTCATCATGGCAATGGTACACAAGATATTTACTATAATAGTAATGAAGTTTTATACATCAGCATTCATAGATTCGACAATGGAAACTTTTATCCTTTCAAGCCTTCAGCGGGAGCTAAGTTTGTTGGTCATGGACCTGGAGAGGGTTTCAATGTGAACATTCCTTTCAGCAAT GAGCCAATGGGTAATAGTGAATATTTGGCAGCGTTCCTGAATATAATTCTACCAATCGGTTACGCATTCAAGCCAGAATTAGTGATTGTTTCGGCTGGATTTGACGCAGGCATCAATGATCCTTTAGGAGGTTATAATGTTACACCCGAAATGTATGGGCAATTCATTTACCTCCTCAAACCCCTAGCCAATGGAAAGATTATAGTTGCCTTGGAAGGTGGTTATAATGTAAATACAACAGGTTACGGTATGTTGATGTGTATAAAAGCTCTTAGAGGAGAATCAGTGCCAACACCACCCGATGTTTTCGACAAACCGATCAATAAACATGCAGCACAAACTATAAGAGAAGTTGTTGCcatacagcagcaatattggCCAAGTTTAAACGTTATGAAACGCATAGCAGATCAAGTTTTTCATTGTCGGTACAATAAAGAATTCAAAGAAGAAATGTACACGGCGGATAAATTTGATCctactaatgaagaatgttga
- the LOC123686430 gene encoding ubiquitin carboxyl-terminal hydrolase 8-like, giving the protein MTVTCKQLYIADNIDALNVLAKEIPLKKNGNFDSKMKNLDILYKNAQDNLIDQEKAYIILYRFLLCYAEYCKTINDKRFMEIRFETQLKKARRQLEVLQKDLTLRYSNREDNDKSNITPSKKTSESSTSIKKFPDNEIKCEALYLALQDPKNNILLVDARSNKDFKESRMKEGTVINVPDDVIQSGLSAHCIGEVIPEEFKPVWQKRDTFDIVVLFDWKSTSETMAATKLEKLLSSLVDWDTNRTYKQKPIILSGGYMEWGQKYPFHCINPNVVMNKVNDELDELLDLDDIQYPSEEAKEPIIAFKEANASVEPTKDVGTRAELIQKNRELAKQSELVLKDIVVAENRWKEEQDIDKRKELEKCIADLDKKFEILTEEKNRTQDLYELYAQYDSQMGSSKADQTKGIVDTDKTEDQQMLIRQTIAQQRLDVLAKARALKPKAAGDPTMGITPSLDSDISQKDLKIDRPMINRATKPINLIQRSRLMDGPLTFNPDGGGLVGLRNIRNTCYMNTVVQCMRNIPQLAALFCTGSYSHHVRRKPDAIIIETAVLFRSLWSNNPKTLNPIDFYEKICSIEPSYRMGNHEDCMEFFLFLLNNLSEDCAYDIQKPDMMSPVQQAWFNQLGGKKSIFTDNFYHQLRITQVCYNCNRTTYKFEMESTFMLPVPEDDFRIEDLMRNYMQDYIIDDYCCSKCKQPVTNSKTVVVAPEILVIVLKRYKQIVRNNNVSVSKVDSRVSFPTKNFHFGGCTYTLNSIAMHSGSMTSGHYTAACFTNFKWYEFNDELVRPITLEDDALRVKACAFFYSIEYH; this is encoded by the exons ATGACGGTCACTTGCAAACAACTGTATATTGCTGATAACATTGATGCTCTCAATGTTCTTGCAAAAGAAATACCACTGAAAAAGAATGGCAATTTCGACAG CAAAATGAAGAATTTGGATATTCTATACAAAAACGCCCAAGACAATTTAATTGATCAAGAAAAagcatatatcattttataCAGATTTTTGCTATGTTATGCAGAATACTGCAAAACCATAAATGACAAACGGTTCATGGAAATAAGATTTGAAACACAGTTGAAGAAAGCTCGGAGACAATTGGAGGTCTTACAAAAAGATTTAACTCTCAGATATTCTAACAGAGAAGATAACGATAAATCAAATATTACACCTTCCAAGAAGACATCTGAGAGTTCCACCTCAATTAAGAAATTTCCAG ATAATGAAATTAAGTGTGAAGCATTGTATCTTGCCTTACAAGATCCCAAAAACAATATATTACTTGTTGATGCTCGATCTAATAAAGATTTTAAAGAATCGAGAATGAAAGAAGGAACAGTCATCAATGTTCCTGATGATGTGATTCAGTCGGG ATTATCTGCACACTGCATTGGTGAAGTCATACCTGAGGAATTCAAACCTGTATGGCAAAAAAGAGATACTTTtgacattgttgttttatttgaCTGGAAGAGTACTTCAGAAACCATGGCAGCAACTAAACTAGAGAAACTTTTATCGTCATTGGTTGAT TGGGATACTAATAGAACTTATAAACAGAAACCAATTATATTGAGTGGTGGCTACATGGAGTGGGGACAAAAGTACCCTTTTCATTGTATAAATCCAAATGTTGTGATGAACAAAGTGAATGATGAATTGGATGAGTTGTTGGATCTTGATGATATTCAATATCCCTCTGAGGAAGCAAAGGAACCAATAATAGCATTCAAAGAAGCGAATGCCTCTGTAGAACCCACTAAAGATGTGGGAACAAGAGCGGAATTGATTCAGAAGAATAGGGAATTAGCTAAGCAAAGTGAACTTGTTTTGAAAGATATTGTTGTTGCCGAAAATAGATGGAAAGAAGAACAGGATATTGATAAACGAAAGGAACTTGAAAAATGTATAGCTGACTTGGataagaaatttgaaatattaacgGAAGAGAAAAATAGAACTCAAGACTTATATGAATTATATGCTCAATATGATTCTCAGATGGGAAGTTCTAAAGCAGATCAAACAAAAGGAATTGTAGACACTGACAAAACTGAAGACCAACAAATGCTTATTCGTCAAACAATTGCCCAACAGCGGTTAGATGTGTTAGCAAAAGCTCGTGCTCTGAAACCAAAAGCAGCTGGAGATCCTACTATGGGAATAACTCCAAGCTTAGACAGTGACATAAGCCAGAAAGATTTAAAAATCGACAGGCCTATGATAAACAGGGCTACAAAGCCTATTAACTTAATTCAAAGATCTCGACTCATGGATGGTCCACTGACATTCAAT CCTGATGGTGGTGGCCTTGTTGGTCTCAGAAATATTAGAAACACATGTTACATGAATACTGTCGTCCAGTGCATGAGAAATATTCCACAACTTGCAGCATTATTCTGCACTGGTTCGTATAGCCACCATGTAAGGAGGAAGCCGGATGCAATCATCATAGAAACAGCTGTTCTTTTCCGTTCATTATGGTCGAATAACCCTAAAACATTAAATCCAAtcgatttctatgaaaaaatatgTTCCATTGAACCAAGCTACAGAATGGGCAACCATGAGGACTGCATGGAATTTTTCTTATTCCTCCTCAATAATCTAAGCGAAGATTGTGCTTATGACATACAAAAACCAGATATGATGTCTCCTGTTCAACAAGCTTGGTTTAATCAGCTGGGAGGAAAGAAATCCATTTTTACTGATAATTTTTACCATCAGCTGAGGATAACTCAAGTTTGTTACAATTGCAACAGAACAACTTACAAGTTTGAAATGGAAAGTACATTCATGCTTCCTGTACCAGAGGATGATTTCAGGATTGAAGATTTGATGAGGAATTATATGCAGGATTATATTATTGATGACTACTGTTGTTCTAAATGTAAACAGCCTGTGACAAATTCTAAAACCGTTGTTGTGGCTCCTGAAATATTGGTAATTGTCCTGAAAAG atacaaaCAAATAGTTCGTAATAATAATGTATCTGTGTCGAAAGTTGATTCAAGAGTGTCTTTTCCTACTAAAAATTTCCATTTTGGAGGATGCACTTACACCTTGAATTCTATTGCAATGCACTCTGGTTCTATGACTTCTGGACATTACACAGCTGCCTGTTTCACGAATTTTAA GTGGTACGAATTCAACGATGAACTGGTTCGGCCAATTACTCTAGAGGACGATGCATTGAGAGTCAAGGCTTGTGCTTTTTTCTATTCTATAGAATACCATTGA